The Arachis ipaensis cultivar K30076 chromosome B03, Araip1.1, whole genome shotgun sequence region CTAGTTTAATTTATTCCCTAATAACACCGAATTAGCATAACATAATAAAACATGATATTCATTCATAATATATAGTGAAAATTCATACGAAGAGGCAGACGCCACATGGGTTGATTATGGTCGATCAATACACAACATTGAAATGCTATGGAGATGGTGATTTTGGATTATGACGGTCATTAGCCCCTGTAGGTGGGTAGTCATGCAGTTCCAACAACCCCATCCTCTCAGTATTAACGGCTGAACTACTTCTTGTCTCCTCCAAGTCTCTTTCTCTGATGATGACAACTTCCTGTGCATTATTATTTCAATATTGTTATCTAAGAAACGATGCATGCCTATATAATTAATAAGTAGTATACATGGTGGTGGTCTTAATTTAACTTACTCGTTGTAGGTTAACGTTGTGGTTGTTGATATTCTCCACCGCCAATAAAGCAGCATCAACTTGGGGACCTTTATGCATAATAAGGCTTTGGGTTCCTGTTTGTGGAAGCAACCATACAAAATTACAAATGTATATAGGAGAAGGGAGCTAGAATTATATGATAGTTTTGAATTTACTTGTGATAGGGACTGCTCTCGTCAAGCATATCAGATGACAGAGCCCTACTAGAACAACAACAGAGAACAAGCGAATCATTGTGGTgcctttcatcatcatcatcgtcgttAATATTGTAGCTTAGCACATTATGCACTACTTCCTTATAATggatggatatatatatataacacacACTACTTAGTCTAGGTTCGTTAAGTTACGTTTGCTTGCTACTAAGCTAGTACTCCCTATTTATACATGTAGATTTGTATCAgattttgttatttatatttatggaaattaaaataaagtggATGATGGGAAAAAGCAATTATATATCATATCATATGCAttgcaaggaaaactccaaaagGTGGTAGGAACCCGTCATTTCTTGGAAGAGGATGGGAGAGTAGGGGAAAGATTTTGTTCTGTTAGGTGATGGACTTCTTAATTAATAGTACAAATTAGGaggttaatatttttattaattgagtaaactattattttagtttttaatgtttgaattttaatttagtttctaacgttctatttttgttataaataattttaaataggtCAATGTGGTTTTGTCGTTAAATTTGACACTAATCGTAGGATGAGTGACGTGAACGTTAATAAtattactaattaaattatatctttttttatgtgttagaaaataaaaactaaaacttttttgtgacattttttctcttttttttttacaaaacttTATATCTTAATAATCAATAATCATTAACgctttaaaattaaaagaaaaacttttATATTAGTGATCGTTGATAGATCAATTTTACTTATATACCAAAATCGAATATTATTGGTTCTTTAATATGCAAATTAGTTGTTTCAAATTTAATGATAGGATAATATTGAatccatttaaaatttttttgaaattgaaatagaacgtttaaaacgttagagaccaaattaaaatttagtcaaatattaAANNNNNNNNNNNNNNNNNNNNNNNNNNNNNNNNNNNNNNNNNNNNNNNNNNNNNNNNNNNNNNNNNNNNNNNNNNNNNNNNNNNNNNNNNNNNNNNNNNNNNNNNNNNNNNNNNNNNNNNNNNNNNNNNNNNNNNNNNNNNNNNNNNNNNNNNNNNNNNNNNNNNNNNNNNNNNNNNNNNNNNNNNNNNNNNNNNNNNNNNNNNNNNNNNNNNNNNNNNNNNNNNNNNNNNNNNNNNNNNNNNNNNNNNNNNNNNNNNNNNNNNNNNNNNNNNNNNNNNNNNNNNNNNNNNNNNNNNNNNNNNNNNNNNNNNNNNNNNNNNNNNNNNNNNNNNNNNNNNNNNNNNNNNNNNNNNNNNNNNNNNNNNNNNNNNNNNNNNNNNNNNNNNNNNNNNNNNNNNNNNNNNNNNNNNNNNNNNNNNNNNNNNNNNNNNNNNNNNNNNNNNNNNNNNNNNNNNNNNNNNNNNNNNNNNNNNNNNNNNNNNNNNNNNNNNNNNNNNNNNNNNNNNNNNNNNNNNNNNNNNNNNNNNNNNNNNNNNNNNNNNNNNNNNNNNNNNNNNNNNNNNNNNNNNNNNNNNNNNNNNNNNNNNNNNNNNNNNNNNNNNNNNNNNNNNNNNNNNNNNNNNNNNNNNNNNNNNNNNNNNNNNNNNNNNNNNNNNNNNNNNNNNNNNNNNNNNNNNNNNNNNNNNNGGCAACGAAAATGCGAAGTGGAACGTGACACGAGAGTTGTCGGGGACGGGTGATAACAACCCAATATGCCACACTATTAACACTAGCCAGTAGAAAATATATGCAAAGTCAACAATTGAAGCTCTAGTAAAAGTAAAGAATAATGATAGGTACTAACCAAAGAATTAACTCACTCTTCACTAGTCTTCATTCTGGTGGTCACAATTGAATGTTATTATGTTATTGCATTGCTAGTGGGAGCAACACTTTTCTACACTACCACAATTCAATCAAACATCTATTTAATTCCTCGTTAAATCTAGAAAGAACCTGTTCAAACTTCAAAGTAATTCAGATTAGGCATAATGACAAATTTACTCGAGAGAGAGGGCCGGGCTCTGCATATGCCACTTTTGTGATTGAACATCTAACCCAAGATAAAAGGCAAGAATAGAGAAAAATATCAATTTGGTGCTACTCCAATAAACATTACACATTCCCCCCTGCTTTTTCTTCCATGTGCTCTGTCTTTAACAATTGAGTAGATACATTTAGCACTTGGCAATAACCAACATACATATTATAAGAGTTTCAAGTGTATGTTTGACCCTAGAAAGTAGAAACTAGTTAAATTAAATAAACTTGCACACTCTCAGGTCTCAGCTCCAATATGGTGGGTCATTATTTCATTGTTAATAAAATCGGATTTGGATGATGGTAAATTACCTTGTTTGATTTCCAAAAATATTAGAGGAATAATGAGAAATATAGTCAAGCTTATTCTCAAGTGGTGCGCTCTCTTATATTGCACTAGAAGTCTAGCAAGTACTCATTGTTGTTagacgaaaaaaaaaataattctgtAAGTAATATTACATGTTGACGAAACTCGAAAgttatttaatttcaaactagTAATATAAACGCACGTGGAGTTGTGGGATAGAAAATGAAAGGCAAATGGGTTATGGGCTCAAAGGAAAGGGTAGGTGGTTACGTTTGTAAATAAAAACAAAGTTATTGCCTTATTGGGGAGGTGGAAGCGTGGAGGACAAGTGTTTTGCTTGCTTGCTTTTTTGAATGTCCACACATTATTATTACTTTTGGAAACCAAATACCAGATTCAACTTCTGGGATGGAATTTCATGTGCAtacactttcttttcttttgaaaacgaAATGGGTACTTCCAGACAAATAGAGCTGCTAATTCAACCAAGAAAAGTCACAATAACCAGGTAAAATTTATCGTGCGGTTTGATTCccactttttaattctttttctcaATCAATTTTCGGTTTATCACTTAATTTTTGTATGAATATATACCGGGAAAGTGTGGACTGGGCTTTTCGAAGCATGTGTAGCCCAATGCTCCAATGGGGATACGTTTGAATATTTGATGAAGCATACACGGCTGGTAATGACCCTAACCAAAAGTCCAAAACCACAAAGACATCCCTTTTTCCCCTGAGAAACATTCCATGCACTAGTTTAGCTATACTTCCAGGGCACATTTTTACATTGCAAAGAGATATGGTTTTCTACTTTTCTTGGTTAATTGGTTGGAGTCATGTTTAAGTTAAtccaatattaaatattattCTAAGGTTGAAGTCACTTTAAATAAGACTCTTGTTGAAAATAGTTGCTTTGGCTATACAGTTCGCTTCATTATTTATATCTTCtttgaattaaaataataataacacttcaattttaatttataatattcttAATCTATTTTGTCAAACTTTACTCTGAAATATTATTATCACGTATTTGTCTATTTATCAAAAAGAGAGCATACAAACAATTATTTTTGTATAGCATCTCCTTTCTTCAAATTGTATATAACTCAACAAAAAAGACATTACAAACTTTAACTTTTTGCAATACAACCCTTTAATCAACAACTATCAAAATTACGGAAAaatatatccaaaatttttcaaaccattagaagtaaaaaaaattaacatcattCAATTTAATGGACTCGATAGGAAGAAGAGTCTAGTGCAAATCGAGAGAGGAAGAGAACAAAGCTGAATGGATTGAAAAGATACTAAGCAACTTTTTTGCTGAGCTACAAATCAAATTGACCTATTAGTAGTACTCTAAGAATTATATGGACTAAATAAGTAATTTTCATGCTTCTCTAAATTCACCAGATAatcgaataaaaaagaaaaaaaagaaaagcatctCCAAGAGTCCAAGACTAAGATCTTGATAAAGCTAGTATTGTAAGTCCAAATAATCAGAATATAATCCAAGCAATGTCCAAATCTCTGGAATTGAAAAAGTTCTATAAACAATAAAGAACAATTTTAGGATTAAGTTGATACCAATGACAAGTATTCAATTGAGCTAAATCATAAACAAATCTAAACCCTGCCGTACATTACGAGAACTTGAACTTCTATAGAATATGAAGTCGTCAGACCCACAATCAATTATCATGTCCATCCCAATCTAACTTTTTTTAATCAACCAACTATATCAACTACTAGCTGAATAAAGTTTAGAGATAATCGAGTGTCAAATTCAATTAGGTCTCTCTCCACCTTGTAAGTTCGGGTTATACCCGTTTAAGTGCTATCTAACCTCTTCTAGAATAAGAGAGAAAATATCTTGAAGTTCCCATTGATCACTCTGTCAAATATCTCTAATAGTCAAATCAAAATCATAAATATACACAAAAGAAAGATCCTTAGCAATTAGACTCTCAAGACACCACTTATCAAACTAGAAATACGAAGGATCGATACACCAAGAGAAACCATCCTTGAGGACTCCAAAGACCTTAGAAATACTTTTCCAAACATGAGAGGCATTACTTGAGAGAGATCCATCTAAAGCTCCATTGTTCCTCAAGTACTTTGTCTTCATAAGAGCAACCCTAGGTTTGTCTTGACAGTAAaataattgccaaacaagcttTTTAAGTAAGGATATATTAGTACAAGCATGATCTCTAACACCTAGATTACCAAATTTTATGGGAGTGATCACTTTCTTTCagttaattaaagaaaaatttttacCATCCACTTTATCCTTTCAGAAAAATTATCGTATCATAGAGAATAATTTATCACAAACTCAGTTTGGGAAGAGATACCTGCATATGATAAATTGGGATGGATACCGTGATAGAATTGATTAAGCAAAATCTGTCAGTTTTATTGAGAAGTCTATCTTTTCAGTTTTCACTTAGCTAATCTGCCTCTAACCATCCCAATCACCAAATGAAAAAAGATTCCACTAGTATGAGAATAATTGAGATTTACACGCAATTATCTACTTAAGTCTAGAACAAATATGATGGAAGAAACTCCAACAAAGACATTTCATCTACAAACAAACATATTTTTAGATCATATAACTTTTGGACTTATCAAAGTTGATTTTCATTTCTGAGGCCTTACAAAAAGTGTATAGAAAATGTATCACCATTTGAATCTGAATCTTAGAAGCCAAATAGAAATGAAGCAAATCATTTAGAAACATTAAGTGAGAGAACTTCAGGCCAgtcctaaaaactaaaactagctTTCATATATCCTCTTCCACCTTATGAGAAAGAGAATGTATAGGGAGCCAATAGAGTatctatacaatgtgtacaatgggatATAGAGATGTTCGATTCAGTAAGATATCATATGTTTATTGTTCCtggtatccggatggttattctggatagtatgagtgtattgtgtttgaaaaattaatagtattttatcttggatgttcattttttaactcatattagttcaaataaatagctcattgtacacattgtacaaatactctATTGACTCCCTAGCGGGGCTCTAGGAGAAATATAGCAAGTAAGTCTCTCCATATAAAGCACAAATAAATAGGGAGACATTGGATCGTCTTATCTCGTCTTATCTCAATTTCCTTATAGGTGCAAAACTCCCCAATCTATTTTCATTCCacaaaatagaaaagataaagcGCAAACACAAGACATAATCAAACTAACGATGTtcataagaaaatcaaaagcaatAAGAGTACTTTCTAGAAATCTCCAATCCACTCTATCGTAAGCTTTTTCAagatcaaatttaaaagaaaaatatatttcttaagttttGTATGTTTCATGAGGAGAAGAACATCTTGTGCCACAATGCTATTCTCAAGAGTACCTCGCCTTGAAATGAAACTACTCTGAAGCGGCTAACAATATCTGTCAAAAAAGATTTTAGTCGGCCAACTAGAACTTTGatgataattttataaataatattataCAAACTAATAGGCCTGAAATTTTTCATGAAAGTTAGAGCCTTCACTTTAAGAATAAGAGCAATCAGAGTTTTCATGATTATAGGGTTCAAAAAAGATCACTAGAAAAAGTCCTTCTGACAATATTCCAAATCTCACTGTCAAGTGTGCACTATTTCTTAATATtctttgaaaggaaaaaaaaaaccttaaaaaccatcCGGACCAGAAATCTTGAAAGAATTCATAATGAAGACTGCTAACTTCACCTCTACAAAGAAGACCGGTGTAATAAGCATAGCCCCCAACTTCGACTCAGAAAGGATATAGGAACGTCCATTAAACAATCAATTTCGATCTCTTCAATTATGCCAAAGAGATTCTTATAGAATGTGAGAGTCTCATGATGGAGAAGATCTGAATTAGTAGGACAAAAACAACCCTTAATATAAAGATCATGAACTTTGTTATGATTTTTGCATACCAAAATTTGCAGATAAAAAATTTTTGTATCTATACTTCTGATATCAAAAGAGCTCTTTTTGTAACAATAGTCTTTTATAGTATTTTCTTAACccagctttttttatttttaaaaatataatatcagTAATTTTTAATTACCTTTGAATTTGATAAATCTGTCTTTTCAACTTCTTCTTTCTTAGAAAAATGTTActaaaaactttaaaaattaaattccaaaaaaaaattgttacactAGTTTCAATCTCTTAATAATTTCACCAACTTAATTTTAAACTTTATTAATAACCTATTTATAAAAAGGATGAATTGTTCATATAGTCtgaaatctaaaaaaaaaaatgagaactCTGTACTCTAAAAGTTCCATTATTACAAACTACATCAAGACAATAATCTAAGTGTAATTTACTCAAGATCTTAAAATAACCCTTAAAAAAATATAGATAGCCAAGCCTCATTAGCAATCTCCCTATCAAATCTCTTAACTAAATTCCTTCCATTATGAACTCTTAATTAAAGTGTctaatgtaaaaaataaaaaataaaaaaataaaaaataaaaaataaaaatctaaaatacTGTTTCGAATAATTCCTCTAATATTAAATTGTACCTTTGGGGGTTCCTCTAGTTGACAGTTGCCAAGTAATGAAAAGGCAGAATGAGTCAATTACATACAATGTTTCCATCTTAGAATCCACATAAATAGTTTAAATGTGTTGTGTTAATTATACACAATTAAAGTCTTNNNNNNCTAAAAAGTTGAACGTGCCAATTAGAGGTGTGCATAGGTATGGTGAAATCGGGTTTGATGTGATCCAGACTCGACCCGAAATATGTAACGGGCCCATTTTTGAGACCCGAATCCGactctagacccgatgaaacctatactcTTTCGGGCCACAACTATACCAGGTGAAAACCGgaccgttaacattatattaccttgatatcttcttgtaagttagcatgtaaaaatatccaaatttccaagactccaaccattatttgacatggtaaaattcacttagaaaaatataacaagaaccaactcttctctaaaattaaagcataaccataatcaatactaatattgtctaataacaccaaatatttaaatcaatacaaataacacaatattatgcattagtctaaagtcttatgcattttaaatataaaacattaacttatagtcttatatataatgactaataacacaaaatattaaggtttacaatacttaaattccacataataatagccatcatccatcactaataatacaaaatatttattGTGTATGGTGACCGGGCCACCAGGtcgatttcgggtgacccgagctatggttcggacccgacccgaaataatgaccaggtctatttttgagacccttacccacctctagacccgatgaaatcacaccaaattaattCCTAAAGTATTCGGGACCAGGCCGGGTCTTCGAGTCGGGCCGGACCATGCTCACCCCTAGTGCCAATCCCCATCAAATTATTTGTCAGATACATAATATTAAATGTGTTTAAGTAACTCTAAACCGACCAAGCGGCAACCCCAAGCATTATGAAGAGCAAACTTTAATCATCTAAAGTTACAATTGACTTGTACGTTTTAGTATTAATCTtagtttaattaaattaaaaatatatatttaaatagatTNNNNNNNNNNNNNNNNNNNNNNNNNNNNNNNNNNNNNNNNNNNNNNNNNNGAAGATATATACTCTTAAATTAAAATCTCTCTCAGGCTTAAATTAAAGTCTATGAAACTGGTTGACCTCTAGGACCGCAAGATTCCAAACTTTGTGCACCCACGGGCCACGGCACCTTTTTCCTCCCTTACGTGTGCCATTCACTGAGCGGGACACGTGTCCATGGCCTTTGTGGAACGCAGTTTGTTAAAGCAACTCAACTGATAGCGGAGTGATGCATGGATGACCACCACGTGTCCTAATATCGACACGTcttcaaaattaaaaatgttGATTATTATAATCTATCTGTTTTTCTCAATATctgtaaaaaataaaatgagtGGGTTTGCATATTTCGTGCCTCTCTATCAGTATTGAGACTTTATAGGATACatcaatctttttctttttgctcctTTATCTATAGATTAGCATAGGATGATTACTGGGTTAAACTTTATCCCAGTCACCCTCAGAAACTTCCCACTTTgctcctttcttttttttaatattattttatgtatCTTAATCTAaccctctttttctcttttccgtctactattttgatttttgacAAATTTGCTTCCAAACCACACATGTCCATCAGTTGCGCTATTGATTCTTGTTGTCAACATCAACATATACAAGCAAACTTCGTAGAAATAACAGATggatattttttaaaagtaaataaactaaaaattttCGTGTGTGTTTGAATatcattaaataattaaaaatattttttaattgttttttaaaattttagtatgttTAACAAATTtgtttaataataaaagttaGAAACATcagaaaaatatcatttttaaaaaattattttatttgttttaaattttaaattttaaattataaatttgtaACTCTAtattctaaattataaatttaaaaattgattaatATTGACTAACTAAAAGTTGATTCTTATATTTTTTCACTTAATTTATCATTAATTCTATTTTCATACTAATAATAGTATATTCCCCTTCTCCTCCCATTACCTAGCTAATTAATAAAGGGCAATTTTTTTCTAcctttttttgaaaaatccaaatgAAGTTCTCAACTTCTCATTGAATGAAGTTACGATGCAAATCACAGGTTCGTTTGAATTTTAAGGGTACAAATCAATTTGATTATAAATCATCTAACAATATTACGTTTTTCCAAATTTGATTCGTGTAATTTAACATTTGTTTCTTTTAGATTTCATATGATGAAAtctgaatgtttttttttttttaccaaaatgaAATCTGAATGTTAgcattataaaataaataaatgtccATAATGTCAACAAAATatcaaagagaaagaaaaggcaaccccttatttaatttaatttgcaatttttgtctttttttttattcttgtccAGATGTGGATGCAACAATTTGGCATTGTTTGGTTGGAAGATATTATCTAGCGTGGGACCAATGAGATGTTTCCACGATAACAAAAAAATTGGGTTAGCGTCGATGAAGTCGAAGAGagagttgaatagaaaaagaataaaataagaaTAATGTTTTTCTTTaacacttagttagttaaaacttttctttaggattttttatttaaataaataaaataaaaataataattatcaaaataaataatttaaaaaaaatatttaccgatTTACGTTTTCTATttatatctcgtttatactaCAAACGAGATAAATTGCATGTatttcatttacagtgtaaacgaaatatgaCACGTCAGCTGAAATATGGTTatatcgtttacagtgtaaatgaaatagacccttatctcgtttacactgtaaacgagataaggccgAACGGCGCCTATAAGTACAAGTCCTTTATAGCATGTTCCTGGACTCTATTTTAATTTAGTCAAACTCTTTCTCCCCTCTTTTTACCCCTTTTCAACTATATTTGCGATCGATACGGTGATGGCACGACAGACGGAGAACGACGGGGACATCAACAGACTAAACGAGACGTCGTATTACGCCGGGGCGGCTGACTTCGAGGTTAGTTAGGAAGAACGACCATGACTCGGTGCTCTCGAAGATAACCAATAGGCCGTCTTGTGGGGTGATGTGGCGTCTCAGATTAGTTAGGAAGAACGACCATGACTCGGTACTCTCAGACTCCACAATGGCAAAAGCAATAGGCAGGATGTTGCTATTCCCATATTGCGCCACCGCAATAAGCAACACACCACCATACCTGCCATACAGATGTGTACCATCTACGGAGACAAAGGACTTGCAATGCTTGAAGGCCTCGACACATGACGGGAAAGACCAAAATACCTTGTCGAACATACTGCAGTCACATACCAAAAGGTGTCCATCGTAGAACGGTTTAACGCGTAGGTCACAAATGGTACCAGGAAAACAGCTCTGCAGTGCCTGAAGCAACTTCGAAACTTTATTGTACGACTCTTCCCAATCCCCACATATTTGTGCAATTGCCTTCTGCTTGGCCATCCACACCTTTCTGTAGGAtggtttgaagtgatagcttgCTTGAACCGCACCTTGTAAAATCGAAATGCTTACAAAGGGGTTGGACTGAATCAACGGCAAGATGATCCTGCAGATCAGATTGCTGTCTAACTGACGATGGTTTTGAGACATGGTGGGTGTTAAACAACTGTGCACTCCACCCACCCTCCAAACCTCCCTGAACATAACAAAGTAAGATTGCTTCAGCCATGTCGTACACCTACTTAGTATATCGTATAGAAGTAATGGAAAGCACAAGTAAACTTAAGTTTACCAGTATTCGAGATTCTGTCGAAAGACCACACGGAGGCTCAATTGACACCCATTATCAGCTTGACGGCattgcacatggtactttaaccGGTTCGATTCGATCACCCGGTGCTCCGCACTCATCcgaatactgtagttcttcacacccTGAAGCACTGCCTCTCAGCTTCTAAACTTGTGGCCGACCCGAAACTCTACACCACCGTTTAGGTTGTAATTATCTTCACCCATGTCAATAAACAGAGCCCTCTTCACCCGTGTCAGGAAACGGAGCCCTCTTCACCCGTTTGAGCTGACgtgtcatatctcgtttacactgtaaacgagatatatgtaattttatctcgtttatagtgtaaacgagatacgaaTGAGAAACacaaataagtaaatattttttaaattatttatttcgataattattacttttattttatttatttaaataaaaaatttcttatatttatatttgtaaatattttatacataaaatatatattttatattcatattttttaaaatttatatacataaattaataaaaatttatttattattaaaaataatttagtgcCTGTANNNNNNNNNNNNNNNNNNNNNNNNNNNNNNNNNNNNNNNNNNNNNNNNNNNNNNNNNNNNNNNNNNNNNNNNNNNNNNNNNNNNNNNNNNNNNNNNNNNNNNNNNNNNNNNNNNNNNNNNNNNNNNNNNNNNNNNNNNNNNNNNNNNNNNNNNNNNNNNNNNNNNNNNNNNNNNNNNNNNNNNNNNNNNNNNNNNNNNNNNNNNNNNNNNNNNNNNNNNNNNNNNNNNNNNNNNNNNNNNNNNNNNNNNNNNNNNNNNNNNNNNNNNNNNNNNNNNNNNNNNNNNNNNNNNNNNNNNNNNNNNNNNNNNNNNNNNNNNNNNNNNNNNNNNNNNNNNNNNNNNNNNNNNNNNNNNNNNNNNNNNNNNNNNNNNNNNNNNNNNNNNNNNNNNNNNNNNNNNNNNNNNNNNNTGAAAATCACAGCtattaaaaatcataaaaaaaaacattaataaatcagtttttataaaataataattaaacaaaagGAAATGATGACATGGCTGAAGGGTTGGAGTTAGAGGAAAAGGGAGGGAGTGAGTGAGTGGAAGgaatagaaaattagaaatagtGGCCACAAGAACTTGTGGCCGAGAATGGAGACCCAATGGTGACGTGGCACCCTCTTCTCGTTTAAACGGATCAAAATCCAACTCCTCCTGCCTCCATTCCATTCTCAATTGCCAaacttctttttctctctccctCTGCCAAACCCAAACTCCAAAATAACCAACTAACGAACCAAACTGCTACAACTGCTCTAGCCAATAACATGATGATGGTGGATAACAAGGACCCTGCAATTACTCTCTTTGGGAAGAAGATTCCCTTTCCCGGTGAAGCTGCTCTCAATGCCGCGGAATTAGAGGATGATGAGGTGGACAAACAAGTAGGACACAA contains the following coding sequences:
- the LOC107632447 gene encoding uncharacterized protein LOC107632447, translating into MSAEHRVIESNRLKYHVQCRQADNGCQLSLRVVFRQNLEYWEVWRVGGVHSCLTPTMSQNHRQLDSNLICRIILPLIQSNPFVSISILQGAVQASYHFKPSYRKVWMAKQKAIAQICGDWEESYNKVSKLLQALQSCFPGTICDLRVKPFYDGHLLVCDCSMFDKVFWSFPSCVEAFKHCKSFVSVDGTHLYGRYGGVLLIAVAQYGNSNILPIAFAIVESESTESWSFFLTNLRRHITPQDGLLVIFESTESWSFFLTNLEVSRPGVIRRLV
- the LOC107634157 gene encoding uncharacterized protein LOC107634157 — its product is MMMMKGTTMIRLFSVVVLVGLCHLICLTRAVPITRTQSLIMHKGPQVDAALLAVENINNHNVNLQREVVIIRERDLEETRSSSAVNTERMGLLELHDYPPTGANDRHNPKSPSP